DNA sequence from the Longimicrobium sp. genome:
AGCATCGCACCGTGACTTACCGCTGCCACCATTGCCGCGGCGCCACCACGGCGGCATTTCCCGAGACGGTGACGGCGCAGGTGCAATACGGACCACGCCTGCGGGCAACAGCGGTCTATCTCAACGTGCAGCAATTGATCCCCGAGGATCGGGTCTGCGAAGCCATGGCCGATCTGTTCGCCACCGCCCGTCTCTGCCCCGCGAGCGTGGTCGCCTGGGTAGGCAAAGCCGCCGAGGCGCAGGCACCGGTGCTGGCGCATATCGCGGCGAGCGTCGTGGCCGCCAAGCTGCGTCACCTGGACGAGACCGGCTTTCGCGTCGGCGGCAAGACGCGCTGGCTGCACAGCGCCTCCAGCGCCGTCTACACGCACTACCGCGTCGGCGAGACGCGTGGCGACGTGCCCAGAACCATGGCTGACGGCGTCATCGTCCACGATCATTTCAAGGCCTACTACGCCCTGCGCGGTGCGCAACACGCCCTGTGCAATGCGCACCATCTGCGCGAGCTCCAGGCGCTCATCGAGATTGAGCGCGAGCCCTGGGCCCGCGTGATGCACGCGCTTCTGCGCGCGGCGAACAATCAGGTGTGCGAGGCCCGCGCGGGCGGCGCGGTGGCGTTGGTGGAGGCCGACAAACAGCGTATCTCGGTCGCCTACGATGCGGCACTGGCCTTGGGGTTTGCCTTGCACGAGGGCCAGGCGCCGCTCCTGCGCACGCCCGGCGCCCGCGGCAGGCCGCCGCGACGGACGGGGCACAATCTGCTGCTCCGCCTGCGCGACCGCAAAGCCGACGTGCTTCGGTTCACCGCGGACTTCGACGTGCCGTTCACCAACAACCAGGCGGAGCGAGACATCCGCATGATGAAGCTGCGGATGAAGATCTCCGGTGGGTTTCGAACCGTGGTCGGCGCGGAGATATTCGCCACTATGCGCTCGGTCATCTCCACCGCCCGGAAGCACGGGGTCAACATCCTGCGGGCGCTGACCATGCCACCAAACGAACTGGTGGAACTCCTCTCGGCATAACCGTCGACAGGGGGTGCTTGGGAGTTACATTCTTTCTGCTCAAGACCAACGGT
Encoded proteins:
- the tnpC gene encoding IS66 family transposase, which encodes GLKKPPRVFKSLRGRSGKKSGGQTGHHGDTLRPTDKPDRIERHAATTCRHCEACLTEAMVTGEERRQVFDQPQPHLEVTEHRTVTYRCHHCRGATTAAFPETVTAQVQYGPRLRATAVYLNVQQLIPEDRVCEAMADLFATARLCPASVVAWVGKAAEAQAPVLAHIAASVVAAKLRHLDETGFRVGGKTRWLHSASSAVYTHYRVGETRGDVPRTMADGVIVHDHFKAYYALRGAQHALCNAHHLRELQALIEIEREPWARVMHALLRAANNQVCEARAGGAVALVEADKQRISVAYDAALALGFALHEGQAPLLRTPGARGRPPRRTGHNLLLRLRDRKADVLRFTADFDVPFTNNQAERDIRMMKLRMKISGGFRTVVGAEIFATMRSVISTARKHGVNILRALTMPPNELVELLSA